The DNA sequence AATCCGATAGCCTTTCTTTAGTTTTCTCATTTATTGTAATAGTCGTTGGCATAATTGAAATAATTGTTTTAATTGATATTAAAGTTATTTATGTTTCAAAGCATTTCATTACCCTGACAGATTCGTTTTCACACCTGGTCTGTTTGGGATAGTGTTGCGCCCACCTCCCCGCTGGCAGACCCGGTGCGTGCGGCATGCGTGGGAACAGGTGCGGGGAACACGATCAAAATGTGAACTTTAATATATGTTTAAACATATGTTTACTTATGACAGCCAAGACGATAACCATCCGCGAAGATATTTACAAAATGCTCCTCTCGATAAAGGGAGCAAACGAGAGCTTCAGCGATCTTTTTGAACGGCTCATAAAATCCCGAAAAAATATTGATAAACTAAAAGAATTGAGAGGCTCTGTTGAATTCAGGAATAAAGAAACTCTTTTGAAAGAGTTATCTAATAAAAGGAAGGAGATTATTTACCCAACTTTACCCCTATCCTCTGACAACAAAATCTAAGAAAAATTATTTTTCCTAAGGCAGTAACCTTTTTATTAGAATTTCGACCAAAAAATATATATGCTTTGTTGTCATATAATACATGACAACTATGAGCTT is a window from the Candidatus Methanoperedens sp. genome containing:
- a CDS encoding antitoxin VapB family protein, encoding MTAKTITIREDIYKMLLSIKGANESFSDLFERLIKSRKNIDKLKELRGSVEFRNKETLLKELSNKRKEIIYPTLPLSSDNKI